TCATATAGCGAAGCTTGCTTCGCAAACCGGAGGAATATTCGTTCAAGCAACCTATGGCAATCAAGATATACAAAAAATTCTATCACATTTAGAAAGCTTAGCGAAAACGCATCATATAGAAAAAATAGTGGATCAGGTAGAGTTTTATCCTTATCTGCTGGCTTTGGCGTTTCTCTTTTTGTTTATGGCGTTTTTTACGATTCCATCTAAGCAGATGATTTTTCTTATACCTGTGATGTTGGAGTTGAATCTGCATGCTGGATTGACCGATTTTAAATTGATCAAACAGGCAAAAGAAGCGTACGAGCGTGGAGCATATGAGATTGCGGCACAAAAATTCAAAGAGGTTGCTACAGTAAAAGGATCTGCACAAAGTTATTATGATGCAGCAAATGCTTTGTACAAAGCGAAAAAATATAAAGAGGCTTTGCAATATTACGCGAAAGTACAGACTGATGACAAAGAACTTGAGTTTCGTAAGCTTCATAATATGGGGAACAGCTACTTTCAACTAAAAAACTACAAAAAAGCGATTGAGATGTATGAAAAGGCGTTGAAGCTCAAAAATGATCCTGATACCAGATTTAATTTAGAGCTTGCCAAAAAGATGCTCAAACACAAAAAGAAAAATCAAAACCAAAAAAAAGGGCAAAAAGAGCAAAAACAGCAACAAAAGCAGAGTTCTTCAAAAAATAAAACAAAGGAAAACCAACAAACTTTGCAGCAAGAAAAAAATCACAAAAAGAGCGGCAACAATGTAAAAAAACAAAAACCGAAGATCAGAAAAAATGAGCCAATTTCGAATAGAGAAGAGAAAAAATGGATCAAGCAGATTGAGAAAAACCCGTTAAAAACATTTTTGTATAAAGCGCCATTAAAAATAAAAAAAGAGGGAACAGATGAAAATCCTTGGTAGTTTAGTTCTTATCATCTCTATCGCATTTGCCGATTTTCAAGTTTTTTTGGAAAAGAATCCCATTTATTCGGGAGAACCGGCACAGCTTCATCTCAAAGCGACGGGACAAAAGATACTCCTTCCCAATCTTCAAAAAGTAGGATCGTATCCGGTTGCAGATAGCGCCAATATTGTTTCGCAACAGATATTCAACGGCCATACGAGATATACACAGGAGAAGATTTTTACTTTCTATCCCGATACAAATACGACGATTGGACCACTTGAAGCTGTTATCGATGGAAAAAAAGTGCAAAGTAAACCGATACGACTGATTGTCAAACCTTCAAGCGGAAAAAATGCCAACATTCTTTTTGAGATGAAAGTGAATAAAAAAGAGGCCTATGTAGGAGATCCGATTGTAGCAGAGCTTATTTTGAAAATTCGAAGAACCTTACGTATAGTGGATTACAGTTTTGAGCCTCCAAAATTCAGCAATTTTTGGGTCAAGGAGCTGAAAAGTAGCAACAAGTATCTTGAAGAGCATGGCGAATATTTAGTTAAAAGAATACAATTTCTCCTTTTTCCGCAAAAATCTAGTGTTTTGAAAATTCCACCTGCTGTTTTTAAATATGCCGTTGCCAGCAAAACAAGAGATCTTTTCGGTTTTTCTATCACGGCACCGAAATGGTATCAAGTTGTTTCAAATCCTGTGCAAATCATTGTCAAAGCGCTTCCCCAGCCTGTTGATATCGTTGGACATTTCTCTTTGAATGTGAGAGTCGACAAAAAAGAGATCCATCCTAATGAACCCATCAATCTTGTAGTGACAATCGACGGATACGGCAATTTGGAAAATTTTGACGGATTTGATCTTAATATTTCAAATGCTGTTGTTTATGCAGATAAACCAAAACTCAAAGAGCAGTTTAAAAATGGTCGATTGCATGCTCGTTTTACACAAAAATTTTCCATTATCGCAGACAGAGATTTCACGATCCCCGCATTGCAAGTAGACTATTTTGATCTTAAGACCAAAAAAATAGTTCATCTCCATAGTAAACCAATCTCTATCAAAGTTTTAGGAGCAGTTGTCAAGGAATCTCAACAAATAGCAGAAGCTCCTATGAATCAACCAAATCAAAAGATTGTTTATATGAAAAATAGAAAAAGTGAGATTTTTATCTTTTTTGCAGGGTTCATAGCAGGTATCGCGATTGCACTCATTGGGTTTTTTCTATTGAGATGGAAGCCATTAAAGAAAAGTTTCTCGTTTGCCAATAAAAAAGAGCTTCTCAACAAACTCTTGCCACATGTCGCCGACAATGAAGAAGCCAGAGCGATGGCAAAAGCGTTGTATGAAGAGATTTATGAAGGGAAAAAACATAGGATATCTAAAAAAGATGTGGAGGAGCTGTTAAAGAATTTGATGTAGGGTGGTGGCGTTTTTCATCCACTCTTCCAGCTCTTCCCAACGCTCCTTCTCGATCAACTCTTTGGCATAGGAAAACTCTTCGTTGAATGTTGTAAATGAACGCAATAGATTCTCTTTGTTTTGTTTAAATATGTCACTCCACATAGCAGGATTGCTTTTGGCCAGTCTACTCATATCTTTAAAACCGCCCGCTGCCAAAATCAAGATGCTTTTGGGGTCCTCTTGCTTGAGAACGGAGTTTGCCAACGCATAACTGATGGCATGGGGGAGATGACTGATATAGGCTGCATGCAAGTCGTGCTCATGAGCATCCATCATTACTATTTGCATACCGAGTTTAACAAAAATATTTTCGGCTCTCTCTTTATGGAAAGGATCATTCTCTTCTATATTGCACAAGACAACGATTTTGTCGTAATATAGCCCTTCGATGGCAGCTTCTGGACCTGAAAATTCCGTTCCAGTCATAGGGTGGGCTGCAACGAAATTTTTTCTAATTTGTGGCGGACAGCTTTTGACAATCTTCTCTTTTGTGCTTCCAAGATCGATAATGGTTGTGTTCGGTTGTATATCGGTAAGCTGTTGTAAAGCTTTGATAATTCCTTCTACAGGGATAGCTAAAAAGATTACATCGCATGTTTTGATCTGTTCGAAATCAACTATCTTATCTACCAAACCTAATGAAATCGCCTGCTGGCAATGCACAGGATTTCTGTCGTAACCGACAATTCTATCCGCAATACCCTTTTTTTTAAGATCCAAGGCCAATGAACCGCCCATTAGGCCGAGTCCCACAATTCCAACTTGCATCAGACTCCTTGTATTGAGAGTGATTTATTATATCGAGCCTCTCTTTTAATCAAGATTAATCTAAATATTGGTACACTTAATACATTAATTTTTACAAAAGCTTCGCTATAAAGGCAATGAATGAAAAAACGGATCGCGCTACTGGCTATTGCATCTGCTTTACATGCACAGACTATACAATCAATAGAGTTTGAAGGATTGTTGCATCTGTCTCCGACAATTGCAAAAGAGATGATAGGTATTCATAAAGGCGAACCGCTCGATATGGAAAAGATAGATGAGGCGGTGAAAAAGTTTTACGCCCAAGGCTACTTCAAAGATATCTGGGTAGAGGAAAAAGAGGGAAAAATCATCTTTCATTTTGTCGAGAAGCCTTTGATAGCAGGAATCGAAGTACTGGGTTATCTTGAAAACAAAGAAGATGAAATCAATGATATATTGGGACTCAAAAAAGGTGATATCTTTGATGAAAAAGCGATAGAACGGGCCAAAGAGAATATCAAGAGAAAAGCCAGGAGCGAAGGATACTTTGACACTGTTGTGGAAGTGGATACAGAAAAAGTTGGTGAAAACAGCTTGAAAGTCACTTTCATTGTCAATAAAGGTGAGAAAGTATATATCCACAAGATGAATCTCTGTGGTGCTACCGTATTTGATAAAGATGATATCGAAGATGTTGTTGCGAACAAAGAGCGAGACAAGTGGCTTGGTTGGATGTTGGGATTTAACAGCGGTGAATTGAAACTGGACCAGTTACCAATGGATAGTGCTCGTATCAAAAATCTCTATCTAACCCAAGGATATCTCGATGCTCAGGTCAGTGATCCTTTTTTACGGGTCGATTTTGATAATTATAAGGCAAAGCTCAGATATCATATCACAGAAGGAAAGCCCTATCATGTCCAAGATGTGGCGATCAAGCTTCTTGAGCCAGTTTTGAATAAAACGGAGATAGAGGAGTTGAAAGAAGAGCTTTCGCTTCGAAAAGGAAAACTCTTTAACGTTGAAAAGATGAGAAAAGATATTGAGAAGATCAAACGTTTTGTTGCGGACAAAGGATACGCTTTTGTTCGAATTGCACCTGATTTTCATAAAGACGAAAAAAAGCACCTTGTATCCCTTCGTTATATAGTCAATCCTGGAGAAAAAGTCTATATTCACGATGTGATCATCTCAGGAAACCAACGAACGCTTGACCGTGTTATCAGACGGGAAGTCTATCTCGCCCCCGGAGACCTCTATAGCTATACCGATATGATCGAATCCAAAAATGCGTTGAAACGAACGGGTTTTTTTGAAGATGTGAAGATTGAAGAAAGAAGAGTGGGCGCCAATCAGATGGATCTTATCGTCAATGTCAAAGAGATGCCTACTGGAAACATCATGGTAGGAGGCGGTTACAGCTCCTATGAAGGATTTATTCTCAATGCCGCAATCAATGATAAAAATATATTTGGAAGTGGCATCAATGGGAATTTTAATGTGGATTTCTCTTCTAAATCTTTGCGTTTCAGTGTAGGGGTATTCAATCCAAGAGTCTTTGACAGTGACTATAGTCTTGGTGTCAATCTTTTTAGTACACGGTTTGAGTATTATGATTATACCCAGGATAGAAAAGGGGCTTCTGTCAGTGTCGGAAAACGATTGACACGACATCTATACTCTTCCGTCAGTTACACTTATGAGAAGAATGAGTTGAGCGATGTCAACTATGACAATACCTACTTTTTTGCCGGAGACTACACCAAAAGTGCTCTTACGCCTTCACTGAAATTTGACAATACAGACGATTACTATATACCAAGACATGGATTTACACTTTCTGGCTCTATAGAATATGCGGGACTCGGAGGTGATGAACAATATATCAAAACCTATCTCAAAGGTGCTGTATATTACGGTCTTGAAGATCTGATCGATTATGACCTGATTCTCAGAGCGAAAGGGAAAGTGGGGTATATTTACGATAACGGTTATTTGCCGGTATTTGAAAAATTT
This region of Nitratiruptor sp. YY08-10 genomic DNA includes:
- a CDS encoding BatD family protein, with the protein product MKILGSLVLIISIAFADFQVFLEKNPIYSGEPAQLHLKATGQKILLPNLQKVGSYPVADSANIVSQQIFNGHTRYTQEKIFTFYPDTNTTIGPLEAVIDGKKVQSKPIRLIVKPSSGKNANILFEMKVNKKEAYVGDPIVAELILKIRRTLRIVDYSFEPPKFSNFWVKELKSSNKYLEEHGEYLVKRIQFLLFPQKSSVLKIPPAVFKYAVASKTRDLFGFSITAPKWYQVVSNPVQIIVKALPQPVDIVGHFSLNVRVDKKEIHPNEPINLVVTIDGYGNLENFDGFDLNISNAVVYADKPKLKEQFKNGRLHARFTQKFSIIADRDFTIPALQVDYFDLKTKKIVHLHSKPISIKVLGAVVKESQQIAEAPMNQPNQKIVYMKNRKSEIFIFFAGFIAGIAIALIGFFLLRWKPLKKSFSFANKKELLNKLLPHVADNEEARAMAKALYEEIYEGKKHRISKKDVEELLKNLM
- a CDS encoding prephenate dehydrogenase, which produces MQVGIVGLGLMGGSLALDLKKKGIADRIVGYDRNPVHCQQAISLGLVDKIVDFEQIKTCDVIFLAIPVEGIIKALQQLTDIQPNTTIIDLGSTKEKIVKSCPPQIRKNFVAAHPMTGTEFSGPEAAIEGLYYDKIVVLCNIEENDPFHKERAENIFVKLGMQIVMMDAHEHDLHAAYISHLPHAISYALANSVLKQEDPKSILILAAGGFKDMSRLAKSNPAMWSDIFKQNKENLLRSFTTFNEEFSYAKELIEKERWEELEEWMKNATTLHQIL
- the bamA gene encoding outer membrane protein assembly factor BamA encodes the protein MKKRIALLAIASALHAQTIQSIEFEGLLHLSPTIAKEMIGIHKGEPLDMEKIDEAVKKFYAQGYFKDIWVEEKEGKIIFHFVEKPLIAGIEVLGYLENKEDEINDILGLKKGDIFDEKAIERAKENIKRKARSEGYFDTVVEVDTEKVGENSLKVTFIVNKGEKVYIHKMNLCGATVFDKDDIEDVVANKERDKWLGWMLGFNSGELKLDQLPMDSARIKNLYLTQGYLDAQVSDPFLRVDFDNYKAKLRYHITEGKPYHVQDVAIKLLEPVLNKTEIEELKEELSLRKGKLFNVEKMRKDIEKIKRFVADKGYAFVRIAPDFHKDEKKHLVSLRYIVNPGEKVYIHDVIISGNQRTLDRVIRREVYLAPGDLYSYTDMIESKNALKRTGFFEDVKIEERRVGANQMDLIVNVKEMPTGNIMVGGGYSSYEGFILNAAINDKNIFGSGINGNFNVDFSSKSLRFSVGVFNPRVFDSDYSLGVNLFSTRFEYYDYTQDRKGASVSVGKRLTRHLYSSVSYTYEKNELSDVNYDNTYFFAGDYTKSALTPSLKFDNTDDYYIPRHGFTLSGSIEYAGLGGDEQYIKTYLKGAVYYGLEDLIDYDLILRAKGKVGYIYDNGYLPVFEKFYLGGISSLRGYQTASLSPKDAQGRLIGGKYMFSTSLEASIPLMKQTNMRLTGFLDFGGIGEESFTEITRAGTGVALEWISPMGPLQLIFAHALNEEPGDRTSSFEFSIGSRF
- a CDS encoding VWA domain-containing protein — its product is MKFLNFEFIPLMLLPSIVLLYLVLTNKSMVERIFEESVLSKLRIDQGLSKKMRLTLLFMALFTMILAMARPVYQKGVVEVQSLSANVAIALDISNSMKAKDYYPDRLQFAKKKIEEFIKESKNLSIALLAFADEAYIVSPPSSDKEALLYMLGHLDTKTLALRGTNFLAALMSADMLLGNEGQKSVVLFTDGGDEKDFSKEIAFAKKRGIKVYIIGIGTQKGAPIPTKNGYMQDAKGNIIITKLNIHIAKLASQTGGIFVQATYGNQDIQKILSHLESLAKTHHIEKIVDQVEFYPYLLALAFLFLFMAFFTIPSKQMIFLIPVMLELNLHAGLTDFKLIKQAKEAYERGAYEIAAQKFKEVATVKGSAQSYYDAANALYKAKKYKEALQYYAKVQTDDKELEFRKLHNMGNSYFQLKNYKKAIEMYEKALKLKNDPDTRFNLELAKKMLKHKKKNQNQKKGQKEQKQQQKQSSSKNKTKENQQTLQQEKNHKKSGNNVKKQKPKIRKNEPISNREEKKWIKQIEKNPLKTFLYKAPLKIKKEGTDENPW